A genomic segment from Nocardiopsis sp. Huas11 encodes:
- a CDS encoding ATP-dependent Clp protease proteolytic subunit — protein MTEFNPSLIGGAASMAPQSRYVLPSYVERTSYGVKEMNPYNKLFEERIIFVGVQIDDTSANDLMAQLITLEQLDSERDIQMYINSPGGSFTSLMAIYDTMQFVRPDIQTVCIGQAASAAAILLAGGTKGKRGALPNARILIHQPATEGMHGQASDIEIQANEITRIRTQLETTLAHHTGRSPEQVSKDIERDKILTAEEAKEYGIIDFVLPYRKASLK, from the coding sequence ATGACCGAGTTCAATCCCAGTCTCATCGGCGGCGCGGCCTCGATGGCTCCCCAGAGCCGCTACGTCCTGCCGTCCTACGTGGAGCGTACGTCGTACGGCGTCAAGGAGATGAATCCGTACAACAAGCTCTTCGAAGAGCGGATCATCTTCGTCGGCGTGCAGATCGACGACACCTCGGCGAACGACCTGATGGCCCAGCTCATCACGCTTGAGCAGCTCGACTCCGAGCGGGACATCCAGATGTACATCAACTCGCCCGGCGGATCCTTCACGTCGCTGATGGCGATCTACGACACGATGCAGTTCGTGCGTCCCGACATCCAGACCGTGTGCATCGGGCAGGCCGCCTCGGCGGCCGCGATCCTGCTGGCGGGCGGCACCAAGGGCAAGCGCGGTGCGCTGCCCAACGCCCGCATCCTGATCCACCAGCCCGCGACCGAGGGCATGCACGGTCAGGCCAGCGACATCGAGATCCAGGCGAACGAGATCACCCGGATCCGGACCCAGCTGGAGACCACGCTGGCGCACCACACCGGGCGCTCGCCCGAGCAGGTGTCCAAGGACATCGAGCGCGACAAGATCCTCACCGCTGAGGAAGCCAAGGAATACGGCATCATCGACTTCGTTCTGCCGTATCGCAAGGCCTCCCTCAAGTAG
- a CDS encoding ClpP family protease: MRQRIVFLGQQVDDDIANRLVGELLLLSAEDRQRDITMYINSPGGSVTAGMAIYDVMQYIPNDVRTVGIGMAASMGQMLLCAGAPGKRYALPHTRVMMHQPSGGIGGTASDIRILADQLMYVKKMFIEKISEHTGQAVEQIEKDADRDRWFTAQAAKDYGMIDEVLEGTLDVAI; this comes from the coding sequence TTGCGCCAGCGAATCGTATTCCTCGGCCAGCAGGTCGACGACGACATCGCCAACCGCCTGGTTGGCGAGCTTTTGCTGCTGTCCGCCGAGGACCGCCAGCGAGACATCACGATGTACATCAACTCGCCTGGTGGGTCCGTGACCGCAGGCATGGCGATCTATGACGTCATGCAGTACATCCCCAATGACGTGCGTACCGTCGGTATCGGTATGGCCGCGTCCATGGGCCAGATGCTCCTGTGCGCCGGTGCTCCCGGCAAGCGCTACGCGCTGCCGCACACCCGCGTCATGATGCACCAGCCCTCCGGTGGCATCGGGGGCACCGCCTCCGACATCCGGATCCTGGCCGACCAGCTCATGTACGTGAAGAAGATGTTCATCGAGAAGATCTCCGAGCACACGGGACAGGCTGTCGAGCAGATCGAGAAGGACGCCGACCGGGACCGCTGGTTCACGGCCCAGGCGGCCAAGGACTACGGAATGATCGACGAGGTCCTCGAGGGCACGCTCGACGTCGCCATCTGA
- the tig gene encoding trigger factor — translation MKTDVEELSPTRVKLTIEVPFDELEHAFDETYKSLAKQVRIKGFRPGKAPARLIDRYVGRGAVISEAVNHAVPELYNEAIQKEELFALGQPDVEVTKLEDNDELAFTAEVDIRPKFEVSDYKGIEVTVDNAEVTDEQVDEQVGTLRERFSTLAGVDRPIENGDHLSIDLSAAIDGEKLEDVAVSGYSYEVGTNTMLEGLDETLLGMESGGETTFKTTLVGGEHEGKEADVTVTVHSVKVKELPELDDEFAQLASEFDTIDELREDVRKRMTEVRRLQQLSAARDKALEKLIESVDIPLPDSVVDEEITRRRQSLEQQLAQGGLTKEAYLESQEKTEEEFEEELTSGARSAVKAGFILDQLAIQEDLSADQGELSQYVFEQAQRMGVSPDQLAQHLVESNQIRVAFTEVVRGKAMDLVLAGAKVTDEDGNVVEQETAATEAEAEATDEAVETASEPVDATAAAEAAEDTSTEGESAK, via the coding sequence GTGAAGACCGATGTCGAGGAGCTCAGCCCGACCCGGGTCAAGCTGACCATCGAGGTGCCCTTCGATGAGCTCGAGCACGCTTTCGACGAGACCTACAAGTCTCTCGCCAAGCAGGTTCGGATCAAGGGCTTCCGCCCGGGCAAGGCGCCGGCGCGGCTGATCGACCGCTACGTGGGCCGCGGCGCGGTGATCAGCGAAGCCGTCAACCACGCCGTTCCGGAGCTCTACAACGAAGCCATCCAGAAGGAGGAGCTCTTCGCGCTCGGCCAGCCCGACGTCGAGGTCACCAAGCTGGAGGACAACGACGAACTCGCCTTCACGGCCGAGGTCGACATCCGCCCCAAGTTCGAGGTCTCGGACTACAAGGGCATCGAGGTGACCGTCGACAACGCCGAGGTCACCGACGAGCAGGTCGACGAGCAGGTCGGCACGCTGCGCGAGCGCTTCTCCACCCTGGCGGGCGTCGACCGCCCGATCGAGAACGGCGACCACCTGTCGATCGACCTCTCCGCCGCCATCGACGGTGAGAAGCTCGAGGACGTCGCGGTCAGCGGCTACTCCTACGAGGTCGGCACCAACACCATGCTGGAGGGCCTCGACGAGACCCTGCTCGGCATGGAGTCGGGCGGCGAGACCACCTTCAAGACCACCCTCGTCGGGGGTGAGCACGAGGGCAAGGAGGCGGACGTCACCGTCACCGTGCACAGCGTGAAGGTCAAGGAGCTCCCCGAGCTGGACGACGAGTTCGCCCAGCTGGCCAGCGAGTTCGACACCATCGACGAGCTGCGCGAGGACGTGCGCAAGCGCATGACCGAGGTCCGCCGCCTCCAGCAGCTCTCCGCGGCCCGTGACAAGGCCCTGGAGAAGCTCATCGAGTCCGTGGACATCCCGCTGCCGGACTCCGTCGTCGACGAGGAGATCACCCGTCGCCGCCAGAGCCTGGAGCAGCAGCTCGCCCAGGGCGGTCTGACCAAGGAGGCCTACCTCGAGTCGCAGGAGAAGACCGAGGAGGAGTTCGAGGAGGAGCTGACCAGCGGCGCGCGTTCCGCGGTCAAGGCCGGCTTCATCCTGGACCAGCTGGCCATCCAGGAGGACCTGAGCGCCGACCAGGGCGAGCTCAGCCAGTACGTGTTCGAGCAGGCCCAGCGCATGGGCGTGAGCCCGGACCAGCTGGCCCAGCACCTGGTCGAGTCCAACCAGATCCGCGTCGCCTTCACCGAGGTCGTGCGCGGTAAGGCCATGGACCTGGTCCTGGCCGGTGCGAAGGTCACCGACGAGGACGGCAACGTCGTCGAGCAGGAGACCGCCGCCACCGAGGCCGAGGCCGAGGCCACCGACGAGGCCGTCGAGACCGCTTCCGAGCCCGTCGACGCCACCGCTGCCGCCGAGGCCGCTGAGGACACGTCCACCGAGGGCGAGTCCGCCAAGTAG
- a CDS encoding adenylyltransferase/cytidyltransferase family protein codes for MTDTNAADDVGTPLSAHWFERPASLERPVIVTGVFDVLHVGHVRFLRSIAERGLPLVVGIESDERVRAWKGPGRPVNPAEERAETIAALACVSGAFTIEGPPSVADWAAYAELLRPFAPAALAFTAGDRYTQAKILGADALGARAWELPFTPGRSTTAALGRLATSL; via the coding sequence TTGACGGACACCAACGCGGCGGACGACGTGGGCACCCCCCTGAGCGCGCACTGGTTCGAGCGGCCGGCGTCGCTGGAGCGGCCGGTCATCGTCACCGGGGTCTTCGACGTCCTGCACGTCGGACACGTCCGGTTCCTGCGCTCCATCGCCGAGCGCGGCCTGCCGCTGGTGGTCGGGATCGAGTCCGACGAACGCGTGCGTGCCTGGAAGGGACCCGGCCGTCCGGTCAACCCGGCCGAGGAGCGCGCCGAGACGATCGCCGCTCTGGCCTGCGTCAGCGGTGCCTTCACCATCGAGGGACCGCCCTCGGTCGCGGACTGGGCCGCCTACGCCGAACTCCTGCGCCCCTTCGCGCCCGCCGCGCTGGCCTTCACCGCCGGAGACCGCTACACCCAGGCCAAGATCCTCGGAGCCGACGCCCTCGGCGCCCGCGCGTGGGAGCTGCCCTTCACCCCCGGCCGCTCGACCACCGCGGCCCTGGGCCGCCTCGCCACCTCCTTGTAG
- a CDS encoding ABC transporter ATP-binding protein, whose product MMSGRPSYRALVNDGSAKGQSLPPGLTRRIVSYASPHWRTILLFLLVTAISSAIVVANPLLLKTIIDRGILTGNVSLVVWLAAAAAGLAVLEGVLSLLSRWLSARIGEGVIYLLRTQVFTHVQRMPLSFFTRTQTGSLISRLNTDVVGAQRAITSVLQSVVSNLISATAVIITMLALSWQVTLIALALVPFFVIPAKLIGRRLAHISREAMDNNADMSSLMTERFNVGGAMLVKLYGRPAEESEAFARRAGRVRELGVRQAVYGSLLFSLLGLITALAMAMVYGVGGVLAIDGAFEVGTLVALTTLLARLYGPVTTLSNVHVEIMTALVSFDRVFEVLDLEPRIKESPNARPLPEGPLSVRFDHVSFRYPGAQEASIASLELTPQVQTDDDTQVLSGVGFTAEPGTMVALVGPSGAGKTTLTHLVSRLYDPTDGTVSVGGLDLREVTGDSLRDRVGVVTQDAQLFHDTVGANLRYARPEATDAEMEEVLRMARLGPLLERLPDGLDTMVGDRGYRLSGGEKQRLAIARLLLKAPSVVVLDEATAHLDSESEAAVQEALAAALEGRTSLVIAHRLATVREADQILVLEDGRVLERGTHDELLTRGGLYTALYRTQFAPQRREGARES is encoded by the coding sequence ATGATGTCAGGCAGGCCCTCCTACCGGGCCCTGGTCAACGACGGGAGCGCCAAGGGGCAGTCGCTGCCGCCCGGGCTCACCCGCCGCATCGTCTCCTACGCCAGCCCGCACTGGCGGACGATCCTGCTGTTCCTGCTGGTGACGGCGATCAGCTCGGCGATCGTGGTCGCCAACCCCCTCCTGCTCAAGACCATCATCGACCGCGGCATCCTCACCGGAAACGTGTCGCTGGTCGTGTGGCTGGCGGCGGCCGCGGCGGGGCTCGCGGTCCTGGAGGGCGTGCTGTCCCTGCTCAGCCGGTGGCTGTCGGCACGGATCGGCGAGGGAGTCATCTACCTCCTGCGCACCCAGGTCTTCACCCACGTCCAGCGCATGCCGCTGTCCTTCTTCACCCGGACCCAGACCGGTTCCCTGATCAGCCGGCTCAACACCGACGTGGTCGGCGCCCAGCGGGCGATCACGTCGGTCCTGCAGTCGGTGGTCTCCAACCTCATCAGCGCCACCGCGGTGATCATCACGATGCTCGCGCTGTCGTGGCAGGTCACCCTCATCGCGCTGGCCCTGGTGCCCTTCTTCGTCATTCCCGCCAAGCTCATCGGACGCCGGCTCGCGCACATCTCGCGCGAGGCCATGGACAACAACGCCGACATGAGCTCGCTGATGACCGAGCGCTTCAACGTCGGCGGCGCGATGCTGGTCAAGCTCTACGGCCGCCCCGCGGAGGAGTCCGAGGCGTTCGCGCGGCGCGCGGGCCGCGTGCGCGAGCTGGGCGTGCGCCAGGCCGTCTACGGCTCGCTGCTGTTCTCGCTGCTCGGCCTCATCACCGCCCTGGCGATGGCGATGGTCTACGGGGTCGGCGGTGTGCTGGCGATCGACGGCGCCTTCGAGGTCGGCACGCTGGTGGCGCTCACCACGCTCCTGGCCCGCCTCTACGGCCCGGTGACGACCCTGTCCAACGTGCACGTGGAGATCATGACCGCGCTGGTCTCCTTCGACCGGGTCTTCGAGGTCCTGGACCTGGAGCCTCGGATCAAGGAGAGCCCGAACGCCCGGCCCCTGCCCGAGGGTCCGCTGAGCGTGCGCTTCGACCACGTGTCGTTCCGCTACCCGGGCGCACAGGAGGCGTCGATCGCCTCGCTCGAACTGACGCCGCAGGTGCAGACGGACGACGACACCCAGGTGCTGAGCGGAGTGGGCTTCACGGCCGAGCCCGGCACGATGGTGGCGCTCGTGGGCCCCTCCGGAGCGGGCAAGACCACACTCACGCACCTGGTGTCGCGACTCTACGACCCCACCGACGGCACGGTGAGCGTCGGCGGGCTCGACCTGCGCGAGGTCACCGGGGACTCCCTGCGCGACCGGGTCGGCGTGGTGACCCAGGACGCCCAGCTCTTCCACGACACCGTCGGCGCGAACCTGCGCTACGCGCGTCCGGAGGCCACCGACGCCGAGATGGAGGAGGTCCTGCGGATGGCCCGCCTGGGCCCGCTCCTGGAGCGGCTGCCGGACGGTCTGGACACGATGGTCGGGGACCGGGGCTACCGCCTGTCCGGCGGCGAGAAGCAGCGGCTGGCCATCGCGCGGCTGCTCCTGAAGGCCCCGTCGGTCGTGGTGCTGGACGAGGCGACCGCCCACCTGGACTCGGAGTCCGAGGCGGCGGTGCAGGAGGCCCTCGCCGCGGCTCTGGAGGGGCGCACGTCGCTGGTGATCGCCCACCGGCTGGCCACGGTGCGCGAAGCTGACCAGATCCTGGTGCTGGAGGACGGCCGCGTGCTCGAACGGGGCACACACGACGAACTACTGACGCGCGGCGGTCTGTACACGGCGCTGTACCGGACCCAGTTCGCTCCGCAACGACGCGAAGGAGCACGCGAGTCGTGA
- a CDS encoding VOC family protein produces the protein MIGIDHLVYATPDLAATRAEVERRLGVPAAEGGRHLGKGSRNVLWGLGGDAYLEVVGPDPGQPDPDGPRPFGLDGLTAPALVTWATAVKDMDAALSRIRALGYDPGHAEPMSRRTPEGELLEWRLTRPAEGGVVPFLIDWGDTVPPGRRGLPQVRLVSFTAAHDEPARVERALGAVGADLPVERAGAPGLTAVLEGPGGRLTLR, from the coding sequence GTGATCGGCATCGACCACCTCGTCTACGCCACGCCCGACCTGGCGGCCACCCGCGCCGAGGTGGAGCGCCGCCTCGGCGTGCCGGCCGCCGAGGGCGGGCGCCACCTCGGCAAGGGCAGCCGCAACGTGCTGTGGGGGCTCGGTGGCGACGCCTACCTGGAGGTCGTGGGCCCGGACCCGGGGCAGCCCGACCCCGACGGTCCCCGGCCCTTCGGCCTGGACGGGCTGACCGCGCCCGCGCTGGTCACCTGGGCCACGGCCGTCAAGGACATGGACGCCGCGCTGTCGCGGATCCGGGCGCTGGGCTACGACCCCGGCCACGCCGAGCCGATGTCGCGGCGCACGCCGGAGGGCGAGCTGCTCGAGTGGCGGCTCACGCGGCCGGCCGAGGGCGGCGTGGTCCCGTTCCTCATCGACTGGGGCGACACCGTCCCGCCGGGGCGGCGCGGACTGCCGCAGGTGCGGCTGGTGTCGTTCACGGCGGCCCACGACGAGCCGGCCCGTGTGGAGCGCGCGCTCGGCGCGGTAGGCGCGGACCTGCCGGTGGAGCGGGCCGGGGCCCCTGGCCTGACCGCCGTCCTGGAGGGCCCGGGCGGACGGCTGACCCTGCGCTGA
- a CDS encoding (2Fe-2S) ferredoxin domain-containing protein, whose translation MCRGCCCGTKKKVPGVDHKAQLARLSAIDDHSGRPVPVRTSKCLGICFQANVVVVQPSQEGRVAGGRPVWLGQVTEDKLVEAIDDWIFEGGPGLSPLPAVLADHVTSKDAKKPKKRKKPKHSKSAKKERRKEREKAERKAAKAARKAAEKAAGAGSDPKPEKPKKADKPEKADKPEKGKKSKKGKKSKKGKKKADASGKKK comes from the coding sequence GTGTGCCGCGGTTGCTGTTGCGGGACGAAGAAGAAGGTCCCCGGCGTCGACCACAAGGCCCAGCTCGCCCGCCTCAGTGCCATCGACGACCACTCGGGCCGCCCCGTCCCGGTCCGCACCAGCAAGTGCCTGGGCATCTGCTTCCAGGCCAACGTGGTCGTCGTCCAGCCCTCCCAGGAGGGTCGGGTGGCGGGCGGCCGCCCCGTCTGGCTCGGCCAGGTCACCGAGGACAAGCTGGTCGAGGCCATCGACGACTGGATCTTCGAGGGCGGCCCCGGCCTGTCTCCGTTGCCCGCCGTGCTCGCCGACCACGTCACCTCCAAGGACGCCAAGAAGCCGAAGAAGCGCAAGAAGCCCAAGCACTCCAAGTCCGCCAAGAAGGAGCGGCGCAAGGAGCGCGAGAAGGCTGAGCGCAAGGCCGCGAAGGCCGCGAGGAAGGCCGCCGAGAAGGCGGCTGGGGCCGGGTCCGACCCGAAGCCCGAGAAGCCGAAGAAAGCCGACAAGCCCGAGAAGGCCGACAAGCCCGAGAAGGGCAAGAAGTCCAAGAAGGGCAAGAAGTCCAAGAAGGGCAAGAAGAAGGCCGACGCCTCCGGGAAGAAGAAGTAG
- a CDS encoding Rv0909 family putative TA system antitoxin, translating into MSGTGDAFGRIKKAVDENADKVQGAVGKAAEAAKKATGGTHDDKIDKGAGAATEYLRKRAREGRKE; encoded by the coding sequence ATGTCCGGTACCGGAGACGCGTTCGGCAGGATCAAGAAGGCCGTGGACGAGAATGCCGACAAGGTCCAGGGTGCGGTCGGCAAGGCCGCCGAGGCAGCGAAGAAGGCCACGGGCGGCACCCACGACGACAAGATCGACAAGGGAGCCGGAGCCGCGACGGAGTACCTGCGCAAGCGGGCCCGGGAGGGCAGGAAGGAATAG